One Dasypus novemcinctus isolate mDasNov1 chromosome 27, mDasNov1.1.hap2, whole genome shotgun sequence genomic window, AATTTTAATAAGTCCCTCAGGCTCTCAAAGTTACAGAGCCAACACTAACTCACTGCCTGAAGGTGACACCTATTGAAAATATCCCAAGCCACACCCACTCTCAAAGCCCAGTCTTCCGAGTGGAGGGAGAGAGATAATGTGTTTTCATTGGTGAAGGAGTTTTGATCCCAGTTTATCATGCAGagcgcaggtgcagggcagggACAGGTCCTGGGAGAGGACCTGTCAAAGGGCACAGCTGAGAGTCCTCGTAGCTAAGGGGCCAGAAGGCCAGGGCAACCCCTCAGCAGCAGGAAGACTTGGTCACACACACCACCCACCTTCGAGTCTTGACAAGAAGTGAGTCCCAGGGCCCTTGATGTCTCCGCCACCCCCGCTCATGATGTCATGGAAACCCCACAGCCTCTATGTAGCTGGGCCCCTGAACTCTGCAGCCCGCCCTCCGCTGAGGTGGggcagccaaagggtgctgatagGGGACCGGAGTCAACAAGGAACCGAAGGAGTGTGGTGGGGTGGCTACTTCACCCAGGGAACCCATGGGGCTAGAAAACCCAGAGGCCAGGAGCTGAGGGGAGGTAACCCACCTGCCTCTATCCATGGgagcagaggaaaggaagagatgaGGGAAGGACACAGGTGGGCAGGGTGGGCCTGGAGGACAAGGTCTTGGCCAAGTCAGGGTGACTCTTGCCCAGGAGCCTGGGAACACCCAGGCACTTGCTGAGTGAAAGAGGACATTTCTGTTGGCAGAGCAAGGAGGAAGGTACCATTGATAAACGATACTCCTACAAGCCACTGTCTCAGGTTCACTTGTTCCGAGGCCTGTTTCCTCCAAGACGGCTGTACTGCACGTCATCCCGATCTCGGAGGGGCTAAGAGGCAAGAAGGGGGACAGTGAAGCAGGGTCAGAGCTCTCCAGAGAGACCCCAGCAGGCCCCAGAGATGAGAGCTGGTGTCTCATGAATCCCTCACTAGGACCCTTTGCAAGTACACATCACACCCAGGATCAGCCCCTCCAccctctcccacccttcccctcagggctcacctgatagagctgGTCATTCCTCAACAGAGCTTGAGTGTCCACAGCTGGAAGAACCATGGAAAGAGGGTCATGGGGGGCTTAGGAGGCTGGGGCAGAAAGGCCCCATGAACACTGCAGGGGCACTGCAGCTGCTCACACCCTCGGGAGTCTTTGGAGAAATATGGGCACACAGGTTCTTTCAACAGCCAGGTGCAGGAGTCCTGAGGACACTGGAGAGTGACTCCTGAATGAGAGCAACCCTTTCCACCTGCCTTACTCCCCAGCAGGAACTGAAGCTCATTCACATGCTCTGTTTCCTCCACTTACCTCCAGAGAGCCTTCCAGTCTCGTGTCCAGCAAAGCAGTAGACTCCCAAGGCCAGGAGCAGAGTGGCAATGACGTCAGTGACGATGATGCCAGCCAGGGTGGCTGagtccagctccacacagttcTGGCACACTGcagtggagggaggagagaggagagggcttCGGGATCAGGGAACAACCTTCTCTGCCTCCCAAGGCAGCCCCAGCCTCTCTCATGCTTCAGGAAGATCGGGGAGGAAGGCATGCTGATGGCCTTGCTGTGGCCACCTCTACCTTTCAGCCCAAGGAATCCCTGCGGAAAGCCAAGAAGTAGCTTCAACTCTGAAGGACTTCAGACAAGGAAGTGGCCCACACCGCTCTCCCAACCAAGCGCCGTCCCTGCTCCCCTGCTCCCTCAGCTGagctctctctcccactctgggccCCCACCTGAGACGATTACAAGAGTGGCCCGAATTTGTTTAGAGAGCAGCTTGGTTCACCACAGTTCCCTGCAGCCAGAAAGTTTCCATGCAGAGGCCCCATTCATTCCAACCCAAAGGGCCCAGGAGGAACATACTTCGATAATAGACTTGCAAGGTAGATGTTTGGCTGGTTTTATCATCCGTTGTGTTACACTGATACACTCCTCGTGGGTCCAGGACGCGTTTTCCCAAGTCCAGAAGTTTATTTCCCGAGAGCAGTGTCCCCTCTGTGCCCTCTAGCCGGGTGATGTTGTTATCACAATTCAACAACACTTTGTCCTCAAGTTCCTCCACAGATATCTTGAAGGGACTCACtaatgaaaaaactaaataaaaaacatCACCACAATAGGTGCCAGCCCTCTGGTTTGAATCAGACCCCTTGTTCTGCTGAGGCTCATACTCAAGAAAGACCACTTTCCTAGTCTAGGACAGTATGTGGTTTCAAGAGAAACAGACAGAAGTCACAAGAAGAAGACTTCAGAATGCTCCGCATGTACTGCAGAGGCAAGTCCACACAGAGGACAGGGCTTGAGGGACACAGAGCAAAAGAGGAATCCATGGAGCTGGGTTGATCGAGAACCTTCCTGGAGATAAGTTCAGACTGCTGACTGGAAGTGGGGAGCATAGACTGCTGAagcaagagagagggaaaggctgAATGTTCCTCAGTTGAAGAAACCCCGTTTTTTTCTCCGAGAAAACTTCTAATCCTACTTCCCAGCCATCTACAACACTCCCTCTTCAACTTCTCATCCTCTTTTCTCCCTGTTATCCCCTCCCCACAACAAAAACCAAGGGAATGGGCTCTCATTGCCCAAGCTTTTGCCAGGCCCATTGATGGATGGGGATTGGGGGGAGCAGAGAACACTGGTATAATTTAGCAGTCCAGTGTTCCAGAAGGAGGCTCAGGGCAAATCCCATGTCAAGATTGTTAGCTGTTTCACCTTTGCTGGGAGGGagagtaaaaatttttttttattgaatccttgctcagggctccagcttctgTGTGCCATCCACACAAGTCAAGTCTTGTGGGACCATTAGGCTGGAGGTAAGCATGGGGTCTTTCAAAATCCACTGAATTGCTCTGACAGCCCATGAACATCTCCACAGCCCAATGAGGCACTGAAACCTTTATCTCCAACTCCAAGGAAAAGTGGAATCTGCATTATCTCTGAGGGGCATACTCAGTTACCAATTTGGATAATTCCAAGTTCCATAGAACATTTCCAAATAGCTGCTTCTTGTGCCTCTGAAGAAGCCAGGCGTATGTGAGAAGACACTCAGGGAGACACGTATAGATTATACTCTACACATCCTACAGTTGTGTATTCCTTGGGAATCTGTGTGCAGTGGAATCTGGGTGTCCTTTGAAGCTATTAGATGACCAATCATCCCATTTTGCCCAGGACTGGGAAGCTTCCTGGGACCAGGACTTTCAGGACAGCCCTGGACAATCCGGGATGAGCTGGTTTTCCTATTGACTGTTCAATAGCCCCCCCAAATCTGCCCTCCCTCCTGCTAAACCTACAGCTAACTTTTCTCTTAAGGCATTCCCTTGATTTGGGGGGCATGGGTCCAGATGATGATGGAAATAGATGGCCAAAGGGCCAAGCTATCTGCCCCAGAAGGAGCAGTGCATGTAGCTCCGCTGCCACTACCACCCAAGGCCCAGGCATTCACATACCACGCCATTTCCTACCACTCTCTGGCCTTCAGAGAGAGATTCAAGACTATGATGCACCCGCAGCTGGAGTCAGTCAGAAGTCAAGGGCCTGTTTCCCAGGCCCTGTGCTACatcccagccctgcctcctcGACACCCGGGGGTGCCTGGTGAAGTGAAGCAAGATCGACCACTTTCGGATGGATCTTACTCTCAAGGGTAATGGCCCTCTCAGGAAACTTCTCCAAGGTTCCCACCCACCCAGAGCAGCCTTACCTTGGAGAAGAAGGGCAGCCAGAATCAGGCCAGCTAGAAATCTGCTGTGCTCCATCTTCCAGCCAAAATCATCCAGCAGATCCGGGTTCCGGAACTACCAGTCAGGGTGAGAGCCGCCCTCCCTCACTGACTCACAAGGACCCGGAAAaagggtagggtgggggaggagccaGAAGGCATGCACCTCTTTGATGGTGGGACACTGTTAGGGTGGGGGAAGGCTGCAGATGGGGTAGGAAGGAAGCAGGTGCAAATTGCTCTTTCTTCtagcagggaggagaagggaaagcagACACTGGAAAAGTTGCCTGAACTTCTGGGACATGAAAGGGGCTTTAGGATGGCCTTACCTGAGTCACCGATCAAAAGCAAGAACTTCGGGTCCCtgttaagaacaaaaaaacactTATGCACTACCTAAAAACTGCCGTTTCTCAAAATCCTTTGTGAGAAGCCGTGAGCCCCCTCACACAAGCCATAAGCAGCTCAGTCCCCCCTATTTCTGCTCTTTCCTTGGGGGGCCTTCACTGGGCAGCCTGGGCCACCAGACCAAGCAGCTGCTTGCCAGGGGAAGTTCAGGCTTTGAAGCTACCCAGGCAGAAATTTGAACCCTGGCTCCAGTACCACCTACCTGCAGGATCAGGACCTGTCAGGTAACTAGTTCTTCAGAGCTGAATTGCCCCAGGATTACTATAAGGATTCGAAAAAACTGACTGCATGTTGCCTAGCACATTCTATGCGCTCAGTAAGAGGTAGATGTTAATGACAATATAATTGATTCGCAGGCAGAATTGAGCCTCCCCAGGAGACAAATGGACTTTTATCATCCTGTGGCCCTTAGGGATCTGAAACACAGCACTGCCCCAGGTGGACTGTAATTTACCTGAAGACAGAGATCACACCTACCTTgctcactgctgtatccccacCACCCAGCTTGTGCTGGCAAAGAGGGAGCTCTGGAAACATCTGACTCGCTGATTGACCAGCTAAGGGAGATGGGCCAGAGCTCCTGGAAACTCAGTCCATGCCCTGCCCCTGGGGATGTGCTGGCGTGTTTGGTGGAACTTGTCCCACCTATACCCTTCCAGGCAGGCACCCCTTTGACCACCTCATCTCAAAAGAACAGTGGAAAATGTCTGAATGAAGAACTGACGTGGCTTTCCGTTCAGCTCCAAGCACCTGAGGGTCCCCACCTAATTTCATTAGTTCCAGCAACAACCCGTAGCAGGGAAATACATCCCCCTCCTGAAGAGAGGGGCTCAGGACCATCTCCCACCCAACATACAGAGGACTCTCGGTGAAAGGGACATCTCTGAGATGGGAATCTAGCttgctctccctctccttccccaccaTCCTCCCCTACA contains:
- the CD3D gene encoding T-cell surface glycoprotein CD3 delta chain; this encodes MEHSRFLAGLILAALLLQVFSLVSPFKISVEELEDKVLLNCDNNITRLEGTEGTLLSGNKLLDLGKRVLDPRGVYQCNTTDDKTSQTSTLQVYYRMCQNCVELDSATLAGIIVTDVIATLLLALGVYCFAGHETGRLSGAVDTQALLRNDQLYQPLRDRDDVQYSRLGGNRPRNK